The following proteins are encoded in a genomic region of Xenopus laevis strain J_2021 chromosome 3L, Xenopus_laevis_v10.1, whole genome shotgun sequence:
- the gpr151.L gene encoding G-protein coupled receptor 151, translating to MEKVGGNFSTSNSSLAKPPPLYAGGLQPLDSGEWSLVIPGVLVAICLSGIAGNLCVIGILLHNGRRAKPSLIHSLILNVCVSDLLLLTLSAPFKAAAYSRTPLSFGWLLCKTADWFSHACMSSKSMSIACVSKACFMYASNPAKQVNIKQQTVCAVLLSSWLLSALLPLPEWIFTGTKQIDGSPACIMDVPPHAQEMMAIFVKFYPFLVYCIPFTLAFFYFWRAYGHCQRRGTKTQNLRNQIRSRRLTIMLISLTVTFAILWLPEWVSWLWVWHQTPSGPSPPQAFKVLAQILMFSLSSINPLIFLVMSDEFKESFKDIWKHLASRKSVVAPGIQEKATAPSDIPPESSPSPKHSTGGLEEQSCSQQNFGSQESKDNPVLPDVEQFWNERETHLTDQDNDPVPWEHQEEQPVGSGNPSSTN from the coding sequence ATGGAGAAAGTCGGAGGCAATTTCAGCACCAGCAACAGCTCCCTGGCCAAGCCGCCTCCGCTCTATGCTGGGGGACTGCAGCCCTTGGACTCAGGAGAATGGTCCCTGGTGATCCCCGGCGTCCTGGTTGCCATTTGCTTGAGTGGAATCGCCGGGAACTTGTGTGTGATCGGAATTCTGCTGCACAACGGCCGGAGAGCCAAGCCTTCCCTCATCCACTCCCTCATCCTCAACGTGTGTGTGTCCGACCTGCTGCTCCTCACTCTCTCCGCGCCCTTCAAAGCCGCCGCCTACAGCAGGACCCCGTTGAGTTTCGGCTGGTTGCTGTGTAAAACGGCCGACTGGTTCTCTCACGCGTGTATGTCCTCCAAAAGCATGAGCATCGCCTGTGTGTCCAAAGCCTGCTTCATGTACGCCAGTAACCCGGCCAAACAAGTCAACATCAAGCAGCAGACAGTGTGTGCAGTTCTCCTCTCTAGCTGGCTGCTCTCTGCTCTCCTGCCCCTGCCCGAGTGGATCTTCACTGGTACCAAACAAATTGATGGTTCCCCTGCCTGCATCATGGATGTACCCCCACATGCCCAGGAGATGATGGCAATCTTTGTCAAGTTCTATCCTTTCCTTGTCTACTGCATCCCTTTTACTCTGGCTTTCTTTTATTTCTGGAGAGCTTATGGGCACTGCCAGCGAAGAGGCACCAAAACCCAAAACCTCAGGAACCAGATAAGATCCAGGAGGCTTACTATCATGCTTATTAGTCTCACTGTCACCTTTGCCATCCTGTGGCTCCCTGAGTGGGTCTCATGGCTCTGGGTTTGGCACCAGACCCCAAGTGGTCCATCCCCACCTCAAGCTTTCAAGGTATTAGCTCAGATCCTTATGTTTTCCCTCTCTTCTATAAACCCTCTGATCTTTCTGGTCATGTCGGATGAGTTCAAAGAAAGTTTCAAGGATATTTGGAAACATTTGGCCTCCAGGAAATCTGTGGTGGCACCTGGTATTCAAGAGAAGGCTACTGCACCATCTGACATTCCTCCAGAGAGCTCCCCCTCGCCCAAGCACAGCACTGGTGGTCTTGAGGAGCAGTCTTGTTCCCAGCAAAACTTTGGGAGCCAGGAAAGTAAAGACAATCCTGTCCTGCCTGATGTGGAGCAGTTTTGGAACGAGAGAGAAACCCACTTGACTGACCAAGACAATGACCCTGTTCCATGGGAACACCAAGAGGAGCAGCCGGTTGGGTCAGGGAACCCAAGCTCAACTAACTGA